A genomic segment from Lignipirellula cremea encodes:
- a CDS encoding thiol-disulfide oxidoreductase DCC family protein produces MGVWFCLGVRHVLPILFQQARRSFMPIVIFDGLCSFCSASVQFILKNDVRGKIRFAPAQSELGRTLLAKHGLDPDDAQSFLLIKADKAYVRSDAALEIARDLGWWRWLRIFRILPRGLRDAMYSLVARNRYRWFGRRDTCLIPTPEQRSRFIENLEEAADQESFEQRDSPSP; encoded by the coding sequence ATGGGTGTCTGGTTTTGCCTCGGGGTTCGTCATGTCTTGCCAATTCTCTTTCAACAAGCCAGGCGATCTTTCATGCCCATCGTGATCTTTGACGGCCTGTGTAGCTTCTGTTCGGCATCGGTCCAGTTCATCCTGAAGAACGATGTGCGCGGGAAGATTCGCTTTGCTCCGGCGCAGAGTGAACTCGGCCGAACGTTACTGGCAAAGCATGGCCTTGATCCGGATGACGCCCAAAGTTTTCTGCTGATCAAGGCGGACAAAGCTTATGTTCGTTCCGACGCCGCCTTGGAGATCGCGCGGGATTTAGGCTGGTGGCGCTGGCTGCGCATCTTCCGAATTCTGCCCCGCGGGCTGCGTGATGCGATGTACTCCCTGGTCGCCAGGAATCGCTACCGCTGGTTTGGACGCCGCGACACGTGCCTCATTCCAACCCCGGAGCAGCGATCCAGATTCATCGAGAACCTGGAGGAAGCGGCTGACCAGGAATCTTTCGAACAGAGAGATTCGCCTTCGCCGTAA
- a CDS encoding PVC-type heme-binding CxxCH protein, whose translation MNRFVLLLFAGLLSLPFSFVGAEELERGKHFFYTPEEAAANMTAPDGFHVIPFAGEPDVRQPNAFCIDDRGRLWVGENYTYTKYGWSPDKRDRILIFEDTDGDGRFDTRKVFTEDITYVSGLEVGYGGVWVGSVPNLLFIPDADGDDVPDGKARIVRDGWGGQDQHETLNTFTWGPDGWLYGCHGVFTHSKVGKPGEPDSARTPLNGGVWRYHPLHDQFEVFAWGTSNPWGIDFDDNGQLLMTACVIPHLWHVIQGARYHRQAGTHFNPYVFDDIKTIALHTHKDFKGRPGGHAHGGALLYLGESYPDEYRGKLFMCSIHHHMMYVDQLKQHRSGFQGEHHSDFIIANDKWFLGFNLQLGPDGAIYVIDWYDSKECHGETPEGKDTGRIYKITYGDSKAESINMKAHSTDRLAEQQLSRNEWKVRHARRLLAERAAAGQDVASAVKKLQAMVASKETTTPQKLRALWALHGMEAVDDALLLGLLDSSDPYLRSWAIQLDLEDKQTTAEQLARYEAMAADDPSPVVRLYLASALQRLPLEQRWTLAANLIAHEEDADDHNLPLVYWYGIEPLVELDRAQALKLAAGCKISKVRQFIARRAAGIK comes from the coding sequence ATGAACCGCTTCGTTTTATTGCTGTTTGCCGGGCTGCTGTCGTTGCCGTTTTCTTTCGTGGGCGCGGAAGAGCTGGAACGGGGGAAGCATTTCTTTTATACGCCGGAAGAGGCGGCCGCCAACATGACGGCGCCGGACGGCTTTCATGTGATCCCCTTTGCCGGCGAACCCGATGTGCGGCAGCCGAACGCGTTCTGTATCGACGATCGCGGCCGGCTCTGGGTCGGCGAAAACTACACCTACACCAAGTACGGCTGGTCGCCGGACAAACGGGATCGCATCCTGATTTTTGAAGACACCGACGGCGACGGCCGCTTTGATACGCGGAAGGTGTTCACCGAAGATATCACGTATGTGAGCGGGCTCGAGGTCGGTTATGGCGGGGTCTGGGTGGGCAGCGTGCCGAACCTGCTCTTCATTCCCGACGCGGACGGCGACGACGTTCCCGATGGCAAGGCCCGCATTGTTCGCGACGGCTGGGGCGGGCAGGATCAGCACGAAACGCTCAACACGTTCACCTGGGGTCCCGACGGCTGGCTGTATGGTTGTCATGGCGTGTTCACCCATTCCAAGGTCGGCAAGCCGGGCGAGCCCGATAGCGCACGCACGCCGCTTAACGGCGGCGTCTGGCGCTATCATCCGCTGCACGACCAGTTTGAGGTGTTTGCCTGGGGGACCAGCAATCCCTGGGGGATCGACTTCGACGACAACGGCCAGCTGCTGATGACGGCCTGCGTGATTCCCCATTTATGGCACGTAATCCAGGGCGCCCGGTATCATCGGCAGGCCGGCACGCACTTCAATCCGTACGTGTTTGACGACATCAAAACGATCGCCCTGCATACGCACAAGGATTTCAAAGGCCGACCCGGCGGGCATGCCCATGGCGGAGCGCTGCTGTACCTGGGCGAGAGTTATCCGGACGAGTACCGCGGCAAGCTGTTCATGTGCAGCATCCATCATCACATGATGTACGTCGACCAGCTCAAACAGCATCGGTCCGGTTTTCAGGGGGAACATCACAGCGACTTTATCATCGCCAACGACAAATGGTTCCTCGGCTTCAATCTGCAGCTCGGTCCCGACGGGGCCATTTATGTCATCGACTGGTACGATTCCAAAGAGTGCCACGGTGAAACGCCCGAGGGGAAAGATACGGGTCGCATCTACAAAATCACTTACGGCGATTCCAAAGCCGAGTCGATCAACATGAAGGCCCACAGCACCGACCGACTGGCCGAGCAGCAGCTCAGCCGGAACGAATGGAAGGTGCGGCACGCCCGGCGCCTGTTGGCCGAACGGGCGGCCGCAGGCCAGGATGTCGCGTCGGCGGTGAAGAAACTTCAGGCGATGGTGGCGAGCAAGGAAACCACAACGCCGCAAAAACTTCGCGCGCTCTGGGCCCTGCATGGGATGGAAGCTGTCGACGACGCCCTGCTGTTGGGTCTGCTGGACAGTAGCGACCCGTACCTGCGTTCCTGGGCGATCCAGCTGGACCTGGAAGACAAGCAGACGACGGCCGAGCAACTGGCCCGTTACGAAGCGATGGCGGCGGACGATCCGTCGCCGGTGGTGCGGTTGTACCTGGCCTCGGCCCTGCAGCGGTTGCCGCTGGAGCAACGCTGGACGCTGGCGGCGAACCTGATTGCCCATGAAGAAGACGCCGACGACCACAACCTGCCGCTGGTCTACTGGTACGGCATTGAGCCGCTGGTGGAACTGGACCGGGCCCAGGCGTTAAAGCTGGCCGCTGGCTGCAAAATCAGCAAGGTCCGCCAGTTCATCGCCCGTCGGGCCGCTGGCATCAAATAG
- a CDS encoding hydantoinase B/oxoprolinase family protein, with amino-acid sequence MAWQFWIDVGGTFTDCFGRTPQGELRRCKVLSSAATKGTAAAGSSAAQIIDPSRQGDPPGFWNGYRLRIINASGEVLDETEVTDFDTQAGMLGLARSLTGLAEGCRYELQADQPAPILAIRWLLGLPLQEPIPPVSVRLGATRGTNALLTRQGARTAMVATRGFADILRIGYQNRPRLFELDIVKPAPLFSTVIEANERIAADGSVLQPLHEQAVAQQLQQLHAEGYQSLAVCLLNAYASAEHEQAIGRLAEAAGFAEVSLSSDVSPLAKLVSRGDTTVVDAYLTPVLRTYVQDLQRRLAGSDLRLLTSAGGLVDAARFTGKDSILSGPAGGVVGFSRVAQAAGFEKSIGFDMGGTSTDVSRFDGRFELEFETEKAGVRIVAPTMAIETVAAGGGSICAFDGVKLVVGPASAGSDPGPACYGRGGPLTITDINFYLGKILPDRFPFPLDRTAVERRLARLIEQITDEADVHYEPQQLADGFLQIANGSMASAIRTISLAKGYDPREYVLTAFGGAAPQHACAVAEELAIPQVLNHPDAGILSAYGIGVADIVRHRAIGVYRLLPDCQDELPDLFRQAAAEALAEVEIETQVESQGRTSGTGEAIELQRSLDLRYQGLDAWLPIPEPEGGDYVAAYTAEHQRLYGFTQDRPLEVVAVRVEATARNPVRPPASRRADVTRRAVPAFSTPAHFRAQPCDCPVYERNALRPGDQIAGPAIVLEAVSTTVIDPGWQAEMLTAGELLLTRPASLQSRLHGIDPQEADPVLLELFNNQFAAVAEQMGVRLRRTSSSVNVKERLDFSCAVFTSTGDLVVNAPHIPVHLGAMSETVKCILADNPHLQPGDVLVTNDPYRGGSHLPDVTVVTPVHDRATGQLLFVTASRAHHAEIGGMAPGSMPPFSHNLAEEGVLIQNFKLIDGGKSRRNELRELLGSGPFPSRNVDLNLADIDAQIAANLQGSRDLLSLVERYSLPVVQGYMGHIQQAAERKMRAALARLPDGRREFVDYVDDHSRIAVAVTITGDAAVIDFAGSAEAAAGNLNANRAIVTAAAMYCLRCLLGEDIPLNQGVLAPVEIRIPPGLLNPQPGATPADSPAVAGGNVETSQRVVDVLLGALGLAAASQGTMNNLLFGDGSFGYYETICGGAGATPQADGADAVHTHMTNTRLTDPEVLEQRYPARVRRFEIRRGSGGQGEHRGGDGVIREIEFLAPLEVSLLTTRRGVHPPYGLAGGLPGKPGRNCLQRAGSGEIEELPAITQISVQVGDRLTLETPGGGGFGPAPKTPS; translated from the coding sequence ATGGCGTGGCAATTCTGGATTGATGTCGGCGGAACCTTTACCGACTGTTTCGGACGCACGCCCCAGGGCGAACTCCGCCGCTGCAAGGTGCTCAGCTCCGCCGCCACCAAAGGGACGGCCGCCGCAGGTTCGTCGGCCGCGCAGATCATCGACCCGTCCCGCCAGGGCGATCCGCCCGGCTTCTGGAACGGCTATCGCCTGCGCATCATCAACGCCAGCGGCGAAGTGCTCGACGAAACCGAAGTGACAGACTTTGACACCCAGGCCGGCATGCTGGGACTGGCGCGGTCCCTGACCGGCCTGGCGGAAGGCTGCCGGTATGAACTCCAGGCTGACCAGCCGGCGCCGATTCTGGCCATTCGCTGGCTGCTGGGCCTGCCGCTGCAGGAGCCGATCCCGCCAGTCAGCGTCCGACTGGGAGCGACCCGCGGAACCAACGCCCTGCTGACCCGCCAGGGAGCTCGCACGGCGATGGTCGCCACGCGCGGCTTCGCCGACATCCTGCGGATCGGCTACCAGAATCGTCCGCGACTGTTTGAGCTGGATATCGTCAAGCCGGCGCCGTTGTTCTCCACGGTGATCGAAGCCAACGAGCGGATCGCCGCCGACGGCTCGGTCCTGCAGCCCCTGCACGAGCAGGCCGTCGCCCAGCAACTGCAGCAGCTGCACGCGGAGGGTTACCAGTCGCTGGCCGTCTGCCTGCTCAACGCTTACGCTAGCGCCGAGCATGAACAAGCGATCGGCCGGCTGGCCGAGGCGGCCGGCTTTGCCGAAGTCAGCCTTTCGAGCGACGTCTCCCCGCTGGCGAAGCTCGTCTCTCGCGGCGATACGACCGTGGTCGACGCCTACCTGACGCCCGTGCTGCGGACCTATGTGCAGGACCTGCAGCGACGCCTTGCCGGCAGCGATCTGCGTTTGTTGACCTCGGCCGGCGGACTGGTCGATGCGGCCCGTTTCACCGGCAAGGACAGCATTCTTTCCGGCCCGGCCGGCGGGGTCGTCGGTTTCTCCCGTGTCGCCCAGGCGGCCGGTTTTGAAAAATCGATCGGCTTCGACATGGGCGGCACCAGCACCGACGTCTCCCGATTCGATGGCCGGTTCGAGCTGGAATTCGAAACCGAAAAGGCAGGCGTGCGAATCGTGGCTCCGACCATGGCGATCGAAACGGTCGCCGCCGGCGGCGGTTCCATCTGCGCGTTCGACGGCGTCAAGCTGGTCGTCGGGCCGGCCAGCGCCGGCTCTGATCCGGGCCCGGCCTGCTATGGCCGCGGCGGGCCGCTGACGATCACCGACATCAACTTTTACCTGGGGAAGATCCTGCCGGACCGCTTTCCCTTCCCGCTGGACCGCACCGCCGTAGAGCGTCGCCTGGCTCGGCTGATCGAACAGATCACGGACGAGGCCGACGTGCATTATGAACCGCAGCAGCTGGCCGACGGTTTCCTGCAGATCGCCAACGGGAGCATGGCCAGCGCCATTCGCACCATCTCGCTGGCCAAAGGGTACGACCCCCGCGAATACGTGCTGACCGCGTTTGGCGGCGCGGCGCCCCAGCATGCGTGCGCCGTGGCCGAAGAACTCGCCATTCCGCAAGTGCTCAACCATCCTGACGCAGGCATTTTAAGCGCCTATGGCATCGGCGTCGCCGATATCGTGCGGCATCGGGCAATCGGCGTGTACCGTCTGCTGCCGGACTGCCAGGACGAACTGCCCGACCTGTTCCGTCAGGCCGCCGCCGAGGCGCTCGCCGAAGTGGAAATCGAAACCCAGGTGGAATCCCAGGGAAGGACGTCTGGCACAGGCGAGGCGATTGAACTTCAGCGTTCGCTCGATCTGCGTTACCAGGGTCTCGACGCCTGGCTGCCGATCCCGGAACCGGAGGGCGGCGATTATGTGGCCGCGTATACAGCCGAGCATCAGCGGCTGTATGGCTTCACACAGGACCGGCCGCTCGAGGTCGTCGCCGTGCGCGTCGAAGCGACCGCCAGAAACCCGGTGCGGCCGCCCGCGTCGCGGCGGGCAGATGTCACGCGGCGGGCCGTTCCAGCATTTTCAACGCCGGCGCACTTCCGTGCGCAGCCGTGCGATTGTCCCGTCTACGAGCGAAACGCCCTGCGCCCAGGCGACCAGATCGCGGGACCCGCCATCGTCCTCGAAGCCGTGTCCACCACCGTGATCGATCCGGGCTGGCAGGCCGAAATGCTGACCGCTGGCGAACTGCTGCTGACCCGTCCCGCCTCCCTGCAGTCACGGCTGCACGGGATAGATCCGCAGGAAGCCGACCCGGTGCTGCTGGAACTGTTCAACAACCAGTTCGCCGCCGTGGCGGAACAAATGGGGGTGCGTTTGCGACGGACGTCGAGTAGCGTCAATGTGAAGGAACGGCTCGACTTCAGCTGCGCCGTCTTCACTTCCACCGGCGACCTGGTGGTGAACGCGCCGCACATTCCTGTCCATCTGGGGGCGATGAGCGAAACGGTCAAATGCATCCTGGCCGATAACCCCCACCTGCAGCCGGGCGACGTGCTGGTGACCAACGATCCATATCGTGGCGGCTCGCACCTGCCCGACGTCACGGTTGTTACTCCTGTCCATGACCGGGCGACCGGCCAGCTACTTTTTGTAACGGCCAGCCGGGCCCATCATGCGGAGATCGGCGGCATGGCGCCCGGTTCAATGCCGCCATTCTCCCACAACCTGGCGGAAGAAGGCGTACTGATCCAGAACTTCAAACTGATCGACGGCGGAAAAAGTCGGCGAAACGAACTGCGCGAACTGCTGGGCTCCGGTCCGTTCCCGTCGCGGAATGTGGACCTCAACCTTGCTGATATCGACGCCCAGATTGCGGCCAACCTGCAGGGCTCCCGCGATCTGTTGTCGCTGGTGGAGCGTTATTCGCTGCCAGTCGTACAAGGCTACATGGGCCATATCCAGCAAGCGGCCGAACGGAAAATGCGGGCCGCCCTGGCCCGATTGCCCGACGGTCGACGCGAGTTTGTCGATTACGTCGACGACCACTCGCGGATCGCTGTGGCGGTAACCATTACCGGCGACGCGGCCGTGATCGACTTTGCTGGATCGGCCGAAGCGGCGGCAGGCAACCTCAACGCCAATCGGGCCATTGTCACGGCGGCGGCGATGTATTGCCTGCGATGCTTGCTGGGGGAAGATATCCCGCTCAACCAGGGCGTACTCGCGCCGGTGGAGATTCGCATTCCGCCGGGACTGCTCAATCCTCAGCCGGGAGCCACGCCGGCCGACAGCCCTGCCGTCGCCGGTGGAAATGTGGAAACCTCCCAAAGAGTGGTCGACGTGCTTCTGGGCGCTCTGGGACTGGCGGCCGCCAGCCAGGGGACGATGAACAACCTGCTCTTTGGCGACGGTTCCTTCGGCTACTACGAAACGATCTGCGGCGGAGCCGGCGCGACGCCCCAGGCCGACGGAGCCGACGCCGTGCATACCCATATGACGAACACCCGACTCACCGACCCCGAAGTCCTGGAACAGCGATATCCGGCCCGGGTGCGGCGCTTTGAAATTCGTCGCGGTTCCGGCGGACAGGGCGAACACCGCGGCGGCGACGGCGTCATTCGCGAGATCGAATTTCTCGCCCCGCTGGAAGTCTCCCTGCTGACCACCCGGCGCGGCGTCCACCCGCCTTATGGACTGGCCGGCGGCCTGCCTGGAAAACCGGGCCGCAATTGCCTGCAGCGGGCCGGCTCTGGGGAGATCGAAGAGCTGCCCGCCATTACGCAAATTTCCGTCCAGGTTGGCGATCGCCTTACACTGGAAACGCCGGGAGGCGGCGGTTTCGGTCCCGCGCCCAAAACGCCCAGCTGA
- a CDS encoding cytochrome c peroxidase yields MLLSRLPWMLILLTAAALVLPSVLLDAAEQDRSPVDLVLLQDGALLATANQTSHTVSLVRTRDGQVLDEASVGQHPQSILLHPDGKRLFVSAGHAGRIDVLEVVGDRLVPQASLPAVGEPHGMAITTDGKLLYVALTALDQVLEIDLATGKERRRIDVGRWPRHLAITPDGKRMAVTASGDRGMAIVDLVEGELAWLDRFVALNLGHVVMSNDGKFAYYPWMVYRANAITAGNIRLGWVLASRIARSRLDKQERREAISLDPRGEAIADPHGIALTSDEDRIVCSASGSQELLVYQLPGLPFESVGGPDHIDPALQADKDRFFRIPLPGRPLGLRIAPDNNLVYVANYLRNSVQQIDLQRREVTAEFDLGGPPTPSLARQGEAIFYDGKRSLDQWYSCHSCHYEGGGNAVAMDTLNDGSSRTFKTVLPLYNVTRTAPWTWHGWQTDLDDALHRSLTTTMLGPEPQNNDLAALRAYFETLTPPPNPLALQDSAEVTAGRDLFFGAKAACSTCHSGDLYTDGKNHDVGLGSSGDRYKTFNTPSLLGVFRKSALLHDGRARSLEQVLEGPHAPENVRGEVLSEDERHALIEFLKTL; encoded by the coding sequence ATGCTGTTGTCGCGATTGCCCTGGATGCTGATTCTGCTGACGGCCGCCGCCCTGGTCCTTCCCTCCGTTCTCCTGGACGCAGCCGAGCAGGATCGCTCGCCGGTCGATCTGGTGCTACTGCAGGACGGCGCCTTGTTGGCGACCGCCAATCAAACGTCGCACACCGTGTCGCTGGTCCGCACCCGCGACGGCCAGGTGCTGGATGAAGCATCGGTCGGCCAGCATCCGCAGTCAATTCTGCTACACCCCGACGGCAAGCGCCTGTTTGTGTCGGCCGGACATGCCGGTCGGATCGACGTGCTGGAAGTCGTCGGCGATAGACTCGTGCCGCAAGCCTCGCTGCCGGCCGTCGGCGAGCCGCATGGCATGGCGATTACGACCGACGGCAAGCTTTTATATGTCGCGTTGACTGCTCTCGACCAGGTGTTGGAAATTGATCTGGCGACCGGCAAGGAGCGGCGACGCATCGACGTCGGCCGCTGGCCAAGGCATTTGGCGATCACGCCCGACGGCAAGCGGATGGCCGTGACCGCCTCCGGCGACCGCGGCATGGCGATCGTCGATCTGGTGGAGGGCGAGCTGGCCTGGCTCGATCGCTTTGTCGCCCTGAACCTGGGCCATGTGGTCATGTCGAATGACGGCAAATTCGCCTATTACCCGTGGATGGTGTACCGGGCCAATGCGATCACCGCCGGCAACATCCGGCTGGGCTGGGTGCTGGCCAGTCGTATCGCCCGCAGCCGCCTGGACAAACAGGAACGGCGCGAAGCGATCTCGCTGGATCCCCGCGGCGAAGCAATCGCCGACCCGCATGGCATCGCCCTGACCAGCGACGAAGATCGCATCGTCTGCTCTGCGTCGGGCTCGCAGGAACTGCTCGTCTATCAGTTGCCCGGCCTGCCGTTTGAGTCGGTCGGCGGCCCCGATCACATCGACCCCGCGCTCCAGGCCGACAAGGATCGCTTCTTCCGCATCCCGCTGCCAGGCCGACCGCTGGGGCTCCGCATCGCCCCCGACAACAACCTTGTCTACGTCGCCAACTACCTGCGGAACTCCGTCCAGCAGATCGACCTTCAGCGCCGCGAAGTGACGGCCGAATTCGACCTGGGCGGACCGCCGACGCCGTCGCTGGCCCGCCAGGGAGAAGCCATCTTCTACGACGGCAAACGCAGCCTGGACCAATGGTACAGCTGCCACAGTTGCCACTACGAAGGCGGCGGGAACGCGGTGGCGATGGACACTCTCAATGACGGCTCCAGCCGCACCTTCAAAACCGTGCTGCCGCTGTATAACGTGACCCGCACGGCTCCCTGGACCTGGCACGGCTGGCAGACCGATCTCGATGACGCCCTGCACCGTTCCTTGACCACGACCATGCTGGGACCTGAGCCGCAGAACAACGATCTGGCCGCGTTACGTGCGTACTTCGAAACGCTGACGCCGCCGCCGAATCCGCTGGCCCTGCAGGATAGCGCCGAAGTGACCGCCGGTCGCGACCTGTTCTTTGGCGCCAAGGCCGCCTGTTCGACCTGCCATTCGGGCGACCTCTACACCGACGGCAAGAATCACGACGTCGGGCTGGGCTCTTCCGGAGACCGGTACAAGACGTTCAATACGCCGTCGTTGCTGGGCGTCTTTCGCAAGTCAGCCCTGCTGCACGATGGACGCGCCCGATCGCTCGAGCAGGTTCTGGAAGGGCCGCACGCCCCGGAAAATGTCCGCGGCGAAGTGTTGTCGGAAGACGAACGTCACGCGCTGATCGAATTTCTGAAAACGCTCTAA
- a CDS encoding DnaA ATPase domain-containing protein → MTGSDQIIASALSEDLAARIGAERFDVWFGQSARLIYENGEFLVAADDPFTLDRVKHSFRQELLETARAILSENAGVAYRVVPAPAQPDVAPVVEAPHKAAAPEVVRPVITNEPPARRPGVPRQRRTLEGFACCRENQLARSAVQMAMEGHGSISPLFLYGPTGCGKTHLLEALAAQTRRSGQSKRVVMLSAEQFTCQFLEALQGSGLPSFRRKYRDLGMLLIDDVQFFSGKRATIVELLHTIDTISRANNQLVLTSDRSPSELVGLGPEFVARTAGGLVASVGYPDAAARLEILQSLSRERQLEAPANVLQLMADRLEGDVRQLSGAMNRLQASAHAHGEPITMALAESELEEAFRGSCRRVRLKDVERAVCEVFDLDPKTLHSAKRAKSVSHPRMLAMWLARKYTRAAFSEIGEYFGRRSHSTVISAANKVDSWVEAEGVIDLARGQCRVNDALRRVEALLRTG, encoded by the coding sequence GTGACTGGAAGTGATCAGATTATTGCGTCGGCGCTGTCAGAGGACCTGGCAGCGCGCATCGGCGCCGAACGTTTCGACGTTTGGTTTGGGCAAAGCGCCCGGTTGATTTATGAAAATGGCGAGTTCCTCGTGGCGGCGGATGATCCCTTTACCCTTGACCGGGTGAAGCACAGCTTTCGTCAAGAGTTATTGGAAACGGCGCGAGCCATCCTGTCCGAGAATGCTGGCGTCGCCTATCGCGTCGTGCCGGCCCCAGCGCAGCCCGATGTCGCTCCTGTTGTCGAAGCCCCGCACAAGGCGGCGGCACCCGAGGTGGTGCGTCCTGTCATTACCAATGAACCGCCCGCCCGGCGTCCTGGGGTTCCACGTCAACGTCGAACGCTCGAAGGCTTTGCTTGCTGCCGCGAGAATCAGCTGGCCCGGTCTGCCGTGCAAATGGCGATGGAAGGGCACGGCTCGATATCGCCCCTGTTCCTCTACGGACCGACCGGATGCGGTAAGACGCATCTGCTGGAAGCCCTGGCGGCGCAAACTCGCCGCAGCGGCCAGTCCAAACGCGTGGTGATGCTGTCGGCCGAACAGTTCACCTGCCAGTTCCTGGAGGCGTTGCAAGGCTCCGGCCTGCCCAGTTTCCGCCGCAAGTATCGCGACCTGGGAATGCTGCTGATCGACGATGTGCAGTTTTTCTCCGGCAAGCGAGCGACGATTGTCGAACTGCTGCACACGATCGATACGATCAGCCGGGCCAACAATCAGCTCGTGCTGACCTCGGACCGCTCGCCGTCGGAACTCGTCGGCCTGGGACCGGAATTTGTCGCCCGCACCGCCGGCGGTCTGGTCGCCAGCGTCGGTTATCCTGATGCGGCGGCCCGCCTGGAGATCCTGCAGTCGCTCTCGCGGGAACGCCAGCTGGAGGCTCCGGCCAATGTGCTGCAGTTGATGGCGGATCGTCTGGAAGGAGACGTCCGTCAGCTCAGCGGCGCCATGAACCGCCTGCAGGCGTCGGCCCATGCCCATGGTGAACCGATCACCATGGCGTTGGCGGAATCCGAACTGGAGGAAGCGTTTCGTGGGAGTTGTCGTCGCGTCCGTTTGAAGGATGTCGAACGGGCCGTCTGCGAGGTTTTCGATCTCGATCCCAAAACGCTGCATTCCGCCAAACGCGCCAAGTCGGTCAGCCATCCCCGCATGCTGGCCATGTGGCTGGCCCGCAAGTACACCCGGGCCGCCTTTTCGGAGATCGGCGAGTACTTCGGCCGCCGCAGCCATAGCACGGTGATCTCCGCCGCCAACAAAGTCGACTCCTGGGTGGAAGCCGAAGGGGTGATTGACCTGGCCCGCGGACAGTGCCGCGTAAACGACGCCCTCCGCCGCGTCGAAGCCTTGCTACGGACCGGCTAA
- a CDS encoding RNA polymerase sigma factor: MNASETWSDWMAAQGPSLLLFARRWTVDQAAAEDLVQEAFVRFWRTRQEVRDPLLYLYQCVRTTAIDAARSRQSRKLRETAVLQTVDPAPQFVCTLEQEERRLQIEAALAELPVEQAEVVTLKIWSSLTFAQIAELTSTSGSTVASRYRYALDRLRHLLQEAGTQ, encoded by the coding sequence TTGAATGCATCAGAAACGTGGTCGGACTGGATGGCAGCACAGGGGCCTTCGCTCCTGCTGTTCGCTCGCCGCTGGACGGTGGACCAGGCCGCGGCCGAGGATCTGGTGCAGGAGGCGTTCGTCCGCTTTTGGCGCACCCGGCAGGAGGTGCGTGATCCCTTGTTGTACCTGTACCAGTGCGTGCGGACGACCGCGATCGATGCCGCCCGCAGCCGACAGTCGCGCAAGTTGCGGGAGACGGCCGTCCTCCAGACGGTTGACCCGGCCCCGCAGTTTGTCTGCACGCTGGAACAGGAAGAACGCCGGCTGCAGATCGAAGCGGCCCTGGCGGAATTGCCCGTCGAACAGGCCGAAGTCGTGACGTTGAAAATCTGGTCGTCGCTTACTTTTGCCCAGATCGCAGAGTTAACGTCGACCTCAGGCAGCACGGTCGCCAGCCGTTATCGCTACGCTCTCGACCGGCTGCGTCATCTGCTCCAGGAGGCGGGTACACAATGA
- a CDS encoding NHL domain-containing protein: protein MLRPAFAALVLLTAVGSLPAADRIDTVAGTGQPADNGAAGPALEVNIGDPFGVEIGPDGALYICEVRNHRVRRLDLKTGQLTTVAGTGKKGYSGDGGPAVKAELNEPYEIRFDAAGDMYFVEMMNHLIRKVSQKTGEISTVAGTGKAGFSGDGGPAVQAQFRSPHSIALDGRGGLYVADIGNHRIRRIDLAEGRVETIAGNEERKLPSDGQQARGNPILGPRALFIDGDTLWIALREGHSVWRMNLKQGVLKHVAGTGKSGYQGDGVPAREATFNGPKGIAIGPEGKVYVVDTENQAIREIDPASGQIRTVAGNGEKGGSGDKGPATAAQLARPHGVCIGPDGDIYIGDTLNHRVRRVME from the coding sequence ATGCTTCGCCCTGCTTTTGCCGCCCTGGTTCTGCTTACTGCCGTCGGATCGCTCCCCGCGGCCGACCGGATTGATACCGTCGCGGGGACCGGCCAGCCGGCCGATAACGGAGCGGCGGGGCCGGCGCTGGAAGTGAACATTGGTGATCCGTTCGGCGTGGAGATCGGACCCGATGGGGCACTTTATATCTGCGAGGTGCGAAACCATCGGGTGCGGCGGCTTGACCTGAAAACGGGCCAGCTGACCACGGTCGCCGGGACCGGCAAAAAAGGTTACTCGGGCGACGGCGGCCCGGCCGTCAAGGCGGAACTGAACGAGCCGTACGAAATCCGCTTCGACGCGGCTGGCGACATGTACTTTGTCGAAATGATGAACCACCTGATCCGTAAGGTCAGCCAGAAAACAGGCGAGATCTCCACCGTCGCCGGCACGGGCAAGGCCGGATTTTCCGGCGACGGCGGCCCGGCGGTCCAGGCCCAGTTCCGTAGTCCCCATAGCATCGCTCTCGATGGCCGCGGCGGGCTTTACGTCGCCGATATTGGCAATCATCGGATCCGCCGGATCGACCTCGCCGAAGGCCGGGTGGAAACGATCGCCGGTAACGAAGAGAGAAAACTCCCCAGCGACGGGCAGCAGGCCCGCGGCAACCCGATCCTGGGTCCCCGGGCGTTGTTTATCGACGGCGACACCCTGTGGATTGCTCTCCGCGAAGGGCATAGCGTATGGCGAATGAATCTAAAGCAGGGGGTGCTCAAGCATGTCGCCGGCACCGGCAAAAGCGGCTACCAGGGCGACGGCGTCCCGGCCCGGGAAGCGACCTTTAACGGCCCGAAAGGAATCGCCATCGGCCCGGAAGGGAAGGTGTACGTCGTCGACACCGAGAACCAGGCCATCCGTGAAATCGATCCGGCCTCGGGTCAGATTCGCACCGTCGCCGGCAATGGTGAAAAGGGCGGGAGCGGGGACAAGGGACCGGCCACGGCCGCCCAACTGGCCCGTCCGCACGGCGTTTGCATCGGGCCAGACGGCGACATCTACATCGGAGACACGCTCAATCACCGCGTCCGCAGGGTCATGGAGTGA